One Paenibacillus sp. FSL H7-0737 DNA segment encodes these proteins:
- a CDS encoding PucR family transcriptional regulator produces MDWELVLTIRDALKRPLFAEAEVIGGESGLSRAIRWVHVLESANFETLIHGEEMILTTGIGASVDLPSSLEFMQNLIDKNAACLCIELGTYFSTIPQEMIDLADRHDFPLIIFTRTVRFVDITLDLHSIIINRHHRMLQELESISREFHRLTLTSQGTVKVLQLLCKSTRTQIVYMQLQGKPLFFPALPPDEQTPLLNFFTTFGDEMEGIQPDIAPYTREYGQKTIAIKPVGALDQTWAYILMVCNHKPQEFDCLLLDSASLSIAQELLRTRYMEERKLFSENLWVDELINGRIEDDNRLKGLIGSNFNMVNELPYRVCLIEIKNPRDVKWNSSENEWESITFHLSLILRSIFEKYSLRPLITLKNNRLTVIALDIQSKMPGKMRLQQALEALQNIRSDEKLKDLQLVIGVSKSHKRLKQAYSGYQEALQALSLYSCYQKSLLFYEELGVFQLLLSLNDGKTLQNFIRSYLGPLIDHDQTKGSELLLTLRVYLDHDGSKQIAAQNLFIVRQSLYYRLDKITELLGEDFMQPENRISIQVALRAYQFLYPDKITLPIPRSAQI; encoded by the coding sequence ATGGACTGGGAGCTTGTATTAACCATTCGTGACGCTTTAAAAAGACCACTATTCGCAGAAGCCGAGGTGATCGGCGGGGAAAGCGGCCTAAGCCGTGCCATTCGCTGGGTGCATGTACTGGAAAGTGCCAACTTCGAGACTCTAATTCATGGCGAAGAAATGATTTTGACTACGGGGATTGGTGCAAGTGTCGATCTCCCTTCCTCCTTGGAGTTTATGCAGAACCTGATCGACAAAAATGCAGCTTGCCTATGTATTGAGTTAGGTACGTATTTCAGCACCATCCCGCAAGAGATGATCGACTTAGCCGACAGGCATGACTTTCCGCTAATTATCTTCACCCGCACGGTTCGCTTCGTCGATATCACCCTAGACCTCCATTCCATCATCATCAATCGGCATCACCGGATGCTGCAAGAACTCGAAAGCATCTCTCGTGAATTCCACCGTCTGACCTTAACCTCACAAGGAACAGTGAAGGTACTGCAATTATTATGTAAAAGCACCCGCACACAAATCGTCTATATGCAGCTGCAAGGCAAACCCTTATTCTTCCCGGCACTTCCGCCCGATGAGCAAACTCCCCTGCTGAATTTCTTCACCACCTTCGGTGACGAGATGGAAGGCATTCAACCAGACATCGCCCCTTACACCCGAGAATATGGACAGAAGACGATTGCAATCAAGCCTGTAGGTGCGCTGGATCAGACCTGGGCTTACATTTTGATGGTATGCAATCACAAACCACAGGAATTCGACTGTCTGCTGCTGGATTCCGCCTCGCTGTCCATTGCTCAAGAGCTACTGCGTACCCGATATATGGAGGAGCGTAAGCTTTTTTCAGAAAATCTATGGGTCGATGAGCTGATCAATGGTCGTATAGAGGATGACAATCGCTTAAAAGGCTTGATCGGTTCCAATTTCAACATGGTCAACGAACTCCCTTACCGTGTATGCCTTATCGAAATCAAGAACCCTAGAGACGTAAAATGGAACAGCTCAGAGAACGAATGGGAATCAATCACCTTCCACCTTTCGCTCATCCTGCGTTCCATTTTCGAGAAATATTCTTTACGTCCGCTGATCACACTCAAGAACAATCGCCTCACCGTCATCGCACTCGACATTCAATCGAAAATGCCTGGAAAAATGCGGCTTCAGCAAGCACTTGAGGCCCTGCAGAACATCCGCTCCGATGAGAAGCTCAAGGATTTGCAGCTCGTCATTGGAGTCAGCAAATCGCATAAGCGCCTAAAACAGGCCTATTCCGGTTATCAAGAAGCTTTGCAAGCTTTGTCTCTATACTCTTGTTATCAGAAGTCACTGCTCTTCTATGAAGAGCTGGGTGTATTCCAGTTGCTGTTGAGCTTAAATGACGGAAAAACGTTGCAGAACTTCATTCGCAGTTATCTCGGCCCGCTAATCGACCACGACCAAACCAAAGGCAGCGAGCTGCTGCTTACCCTTCGTGTTTATCTGGATCATGATGGTTCCAAACAAATTGCCGCTCAAAACTTATTCATTGTCAGACAGTCCCTTTATTATCGTCTGGACAAAATAACAGAGCTACTGGGTGAAGACTTCATGCAGCCAGAGAATCGGATCTCCATTCAAGTCGCCCTGCGCGCTTACCAATTTCTATATCCAGACAAAATCACTTTGCCTATTCCCCGTTCAGCACAGATTTAA
- a CDS encoding aspartate aminotransferase family protein, whose amino-acid sequence MQSLGNDSELAVSKDRKYLWHSITPYSEKNPPMIAASASGSWITDIQGNRFLDGMSGLWCVNVGYGRKELAEAAYNQLLTLPYFPLTQSHLPAIALAEKLNEWLGDEYVIFFSNSGSEANEAAFKMARQYQQQIGQHYRHKFIARYRGYHGSSLGALSATGQAQRKYKYEPLAGGFLHVAPPDSYRRPAGMTVEEFNLQCAQSIEDMIIWEGVETVAAVIMEPVITGGGVIVPHQVYLDRVQEICRKHGVLLIMDEVICGFGRSGRKFGHHNFNVKPDIVTMAKGLTSAYLPLSATAVRKDIYKVFKDNSDDYGYFRHVNTFGGNPASCALALRNLEIIEQEKLVERADLLGKRINTEFTELLDHKLVGDVRSFGLVTGIELVEDKVSKKPVDLSIVKGIIAECKSKGLIIGKNGDTVAGFNNVLTLAPPLSSTDEDIEFIIDTFKSVLNGE is encoded by the coding sequence ATGCAGAGTCTGGGGAATGATAGTGAGCTTGCGGTGAGCAAGGATCGGAAATATTTATGGCACAGCATTACACCTTATAGTGAAAAAAATCCGCCTATGATTGCCGCCTCGGCAAGTGGGTCGTGGATCACGGATATACAAGGCAATCGATTTTTGGATGGGATGTCTGGCCTGTGGTGTGTAAATGTGGGATACGGGCGCAAGGAGCTGGCGGAAGCTGCTTACAATCAGTTGCTGACCCTGCCTTATTTTCCTCTGACACAAAGTCATCTCCCGGCGATTGCGCTGGCGGAGAAGCTGAATGAATGGCTCGGAGACGAGTACGTGATCTTCTTTTCCAATAGCGGATCGGAAGCCAATGAGGCTGCTTTCAAAATGGCCCGCCAGTACCAGCAGCAAATCGGCCAGCATTATCGCCATAAATTCATTGCCCGTTATCGTGGGTACCATGGCAGTTCACTTGGGGCATTATCTGCAACGGGCCAGGCCCAACGCAAATATAAATATGAACCGTTGGCGGGTGGTTTTCTGCATGTGGCTCCCCCGGACAGCTATCGCCGCCCGGCCGGGATGACTGTAGAAGAATTCAACCTCCAGTGTGCACAGTCCATAGAGGATATGATCATCTGGGAAGGCGTGGAGACGGTAGCTGCGGTGATTATGGAGCCTGTAATTACGGGTGGTGGGGTCATTGTACCGCATCAGGTTTATTTGGATCGGGTGCAGGAAATCTGCCGTAAGCACGGTGTGTTGCTCATTATGGATGAGGTGATTTGTGGATTCGGACGTTCTGGACGTAAGTTTGGTCATCACAACTTTAATGTGAAGCCTGACATCGTAACGATGGCTAAGGGACTGACTAGCGCTTATCTTCCTTTATCCGCGACTGCTGTTCGTAAGGATATCTATAAGGTATTTAAGGACAATAGCGATGATTATGGCTATTTCCGCCATGTGAATACTTTTGGTGGCAATCCTGCTTCTTGTGCGCTGGCGCTGCGTAATCTGGAGATTATCGAGCAGGAGAAGCTGGTGGAACGTGCGGATCTTTTAGGTAAAAGAATAAATACAGAATTTACTGAGCTGCTTGATCACAAGCTTGTGGGTGATGTTCGCAGCTTTGGTTTAGTGACAGGCATCGAGCTGGTTGAAGATAAGGTTAGCAAAAAGCCAGTTGATCTGAGTATTGTGAAAGGGATTATTGCCGAATGTAAGTCCAAGGGGCTTATCATCGGCAAAAATGGCGATACCGTAGCTGGGTTCAACAATGTGCTTACCCTCGCCCCGCCGTTATCCTCCACGGATGAAGATATAGAATTTATTATCGATACCTTTAAATCTGTGCTGAACGGGGAATAG
- a CDS encoding CoA-acylating methylmalonate-semialdehyde dehydrogenase codes for MSLLVTQAERVKNYVNGAWVESSSGRDEEVYNPATGKVIAYVPISSKEELSAAVEAAAVAFQAWKRVAVPRRARYFFQYQQLLVKHWHELALLITLENGKSLEEAQGEVQRGIECVEFAAGIPTLMMGSQLPDIATGIESGMYRYPLGVIGGIAPFNFPMMVPCWMFPLAIACGNTFVLKPSERTPLLVNRLAELFAEAGFPPGVLNVVHGAHEVVNGLLEHDEVKAISFVGSQPVAEYVYKAGTAQGKRVQALAGAKNHSIVLPDAELDNAVKNIIAAAFGSAGERCMACSVVVVHEDIADELVSRLAAAADELKIGNGADDGVFLGPVIRQSNKERTLYYIETGEAEQAKLVRDGRKDAAVGGVGYFIGPTIFDHVQPGMTLWKDEIFAPVLSVIRVKSLSEAIAVTNQSPFANGACIYTDSAKAIREFREEIDAGMLGVNLGVPAPMAFFPFSGYKKSFYGDLHANGRDGVEFYTRKKMITARY; via the coding sequence ATGTCTCTCCTAGTAACGCAGGCTGAAAGAGTTAAGAATTATGTGAATGGAGCTTGGGTAGAATCGTCGTCCGGGCGAGATGAAGAGGTATATAATCCGGCGACGGGTAAAGTGATTGCTTATGTGCCCATTTCCAGTAAGGAAGAGCTGAGTGCGGCGGTAGAAGCGGCTGCTGTGGCATTTCAAGCGTGGAAAAGGGTCGCTGTGCCGCGTCGCGCCCGCTACTTTTTTCAATATCAACAGCTGCTGGTAAAGCATTGGCATGAGCTGGCCCTGCTGATTACGCTGGAGAATGGCAAAAGTCTGGAAGAGGCGCAAGGTGAGGTGCAGCGTGGAATTGAGTGTGTGGAATTTGCCGCAGGCATCCCCACGTTGATGATGGGCAGCCAGCTTCCGGATATTGCTACCGGAATTGAATCCGGGATGTACCGCTATCCATTGGGGGTTATCGGGGGGATTGCCCCGTTTAATTTTCCGATGATGGTTCCTTGCTGGATGTTTCCACTCGCCATTGCTTGCGGGAATACCTTTGTGCTGAAGCCTTCTGAGCGTACGCCTCTGCTGGTCAATCGGTTAGCTGAATTATTTGCTGAAGCGGGCTTTCCACCAGGTGTGCTGAATGTGGTTCATGGAGCGCATGAGGTGGTGAACGGGCTGCTGGAGCATGATGAAGTGAAGGCGATTTCGTTCGTCGGTTCGCAGCCGGTTGCGGAATATGTATATAAGGCGGGGACGGCGCAGGGGAAGCGGGTTCAGGCATTGGCAGGCGCTAAGAATCACTCGATTGTGTTACCTGATGCGGAGCTGGATAATGCGGTGAAGAATATAATTGCCGCTGCGTTTGGCTCAGCGGGTGAGCGGTGTATGGCTTGCTCGGTTGTAGTGGTTCATGAGGATATTGCTGACGAGCTAGTGAGTCGTCTGGCTGCGGCTGCAGATGAGCTTAAGATTGGTAATGGTGCTGATGACGGGGTGTTTTTGGGTCCAGTAATTCGCCAGTCGAATAAGGAGAGGACTCTTTATTACATTGAGACTGGTGAAGCTGAACAAGCCAAGCTAGTGAGAGATGGGCGGAAAGATGCTGCTGTGGGCGGTGTGGGTTATTTTATCGGACCGACGATATTTGATCATGTACAGCCGGGAATGACCCTCTGGAAGGATGAGATTTTTGCACCGGTGTTGTCTGTGATCCGTGTGAAGAGTTTAAGCGAAGCGATTGCGGTAACGAATCAGTCTCCATTCGCGAATGGGGCGTGCATTTACACAGATAGCGCTAAAGCGATCCGCGAGTTCCGGGAAGAGATTGATGCAGGGATGTTGGGTGTGAATCTGGGTGTGCCTGCGCCCATGGCCTTTTTCCCCTTCTCGGGTTATAAGAAATCATTCTATGGAGACCTGCATGCCAATGGCCGTGATGGGGTGGAATTCTATACGCGTAAAAAGATGATCACTGCCCGTTATTAG
- a CDS encoding ABC transporter substrate-binding protein has translation MNGKKRKFRGGLLAIVMMLSVSLMAGCGGNNNNSAAEATTAPEASTAPEASATAEPAADPVTVKLQLKWVPQAQFAGYFVAQDKGYYKEEGLNVEILPGGPDIVPEQQVAGGSADIGVGWVASLLPSLEEGMPLVQIAQIYQKSGLVLVSKKSAGINSAADLKGKKVGNWMGGNEFELLALFDKYKFDPNKDLSFTKQGFTMDQFLGDQIDAASAMTYNEYQVVLESGVKAEDLNVIDMNTEGVAMLEDNLFANKEWLAENKETAAKFVRASLKGWKAAIADPAAAVDSVMKQAEDGSTTKEHQLTMMTEVAKLILPEGFDSAKMGYTDAAAFQQTADISQKFGVIKEPAKVDEAYTNEIVEMAAK, from the coding sequence ATGAATGGGAAAAAACGCAAATTTCGTGGTGGTTTGTTGGCGATCGTGATGATGTTAAGTGTTTCTTTAATGGCGGGTTGCGGGGGCAACAATAATAACTCGGCAGCCGAAGCTACGACTGCCCCTGAAGCTTCTACAGCTCCTGAGGCAAGTGCTACGGCTGAACCAGCGGCTGATCCAGTTACAGTGAAGCTGCAATTAAAATGGGTGCCACAGGCACAATTTGCTGGATATTTTGTGGCGCAGGATAAAGGATATTACAAGGAAGAAGGATTGAATGTAGAGATTTTGCCGGGAGGTCCGGATATTGTTCCGGAACAGCAAGTAGCAGGTGGCTCCGCAGATATCGGTGTGGGTTGGGTAGCCAGCTTGCTGCCGAGTCTTGAAGAGGGAATGCCGCTGGTGCAGATCGCGCAAATCTATCAAAAGAGCGGATTGGTCCTGGTCTCCAAAAAATCGGCGGGCATCAACTCAGCCGCTGATCTTAAGGGTAAAAAAGTCGGCAATTGGATGGGCGGCAACGAGTTTGAACTATTAGCGTTATTCGATAAATATAAGTTCGATCCGAATAAGGATCTAAGCTTTACGAAGCAAGGGTTCACGATGGATCAGTTCTTGGGCGATCAGATCGATGCGGCCTCAGCGATGACTTACAACGAGTACCAAGTAGTGCTGGAGTCAGGCGTTAAGGCTGAGGATCTGAATGTCATCGATATGAATACAGAAGGCGTAGCGATGCTAGAGGATAATCTGTTCGCTAATAAGGAATGGCTTGCGGAGAACAAGGAGACTGCGGCAAAGTTTGTACGTGCCTCCCTGAAGGGCTGGAAAGCTGCAATTGCTGATCCTGCGGCTGCGGTGGATAGTGTAATGAAGCAAGCAGAAGACGGCAGTACTACTAAGGAGCATCAATTGACGATGATGACCGAGGTTGCCAAGCTGATTCTGCCTGAGGGCTTTGATAGTGCGAAGATGGGATATACCGATGCAGCGGCGTTCCAGCAAACGGCTGATATTTCGCAAAAGTTCGGTGTTATTAAAGAGCCTGCTAAGGTAGATGAGGCTTATACGAACGAAATCGTAGAAATGGCAGCAAAATAA